The sequence AAACGCTCACTGCAGGGACTCATTGCACTCTTCCTCGGACTGCACACACGATCCCTCTGCTCGGTGCCAGGCACACGTGCGCCCCTGTGGCCTCTGGAGAATTGTCCTTGCACAGGGTGAGGGAGCTACTTGGGGTCGAGAAAGACCACGTAAggctccttttcccttccccagaaCTTCCTGAAGAACTCAGACACCCCGTACTGGATTGGGCTGTACAAGAGCAGCTTCCCCTGGTACGAGTACGGGTGgctggaggaagaggatccagatGGTGAGGGTGGTACGGACGCCTGGCTATGGGTTGATGGCTCTCTTTATGAAAGGTACTTGGAGGCTGATTTGTGTGCATCCATTGCTGGAGAGGCGCAGACAGGGTAACACCCCCCGCCAGAAAGCCCTTCTCTTCCAGCAAGGCCTTAAGAAGCTTTTTAAATCCCACCAATATTCAGTCCCTGCCCTTGGCACAACTGCTGAGGCATAAAACAAGGTGGCGCTGAGGGGAGGTGGGAGCAGCCATACGTTGAGGAGCTCAGAGGCCATGCAAAGCCTTAGAGGGCACGTGCAGGGCCTGTGCGAGCAGGAGCCAGTGATAGGGGACAAAAGAAACCGCAAGTTTTATTTGGGGTCTAGACAAAGCATTTGAGCACCACATTTTCCTCCCACGTCTCGTCCTCAAGGGGCAATCAGGCCTTCCCGCCCGCAGAGCGGTGCGGGCTCCTCCCCGCCACGTGCACAACCTCCCCTTCTCACCGCCGCTTCCTCTTGCGGTGTCTGAAGGCAGTGGGGAGGAACAGGTCTGTCTCGCCAGGCGCCGAGTGCCCGGCCCCTGCCATGCCGCTGGCAGCGCCGGGCAAGGCAGCATCTCTGGCGGTCCAAGCCTCCTCGAGGATGACTGgcgtcccccctccccagggcgctCCGGAGCAAAATGTTCCCCAGCCTCAAGGGTGGGCAGCTGAGGTCCGAGTGGAGGGAGGCCAAGGGGAGTCACGAGCAATGCAGACCTCTCGGCAGAGGGATTTCTGGGCCTGGAGCCCCAAGGAAGGGCAGGGATGAGTTTCGGCCGGTGAAGTTAGTGAAGGAGGActggaggacccccccccccccccccccggccctttGGCTGCGTCCTTAAAACCCTCCCTGAGCAAGCGTGCAAGGGGGAACCTGCTGCCGgtcctggctgcctgcagcactAAGCAGGGCTTGGTGGGACGGGCTGCAGCATCTCCCTGACGCGCCGTTTCCTCGCCAGGCCCTGGCAGTGGAAGCCCAATGGGTCCTGTGCCATAATAAGCCATGGGAACATCAAGCCCACTCAGTGCGCCAGTCCAGACGACCTGCACCTCTGGATCTGTGAGAAGGAGGCAGGCCCGAGCATCGCTTTCCTGTCAGAatagccgccggccccgccactgctgcagtgagtATGTGAGCCCTCGcctgtgcctggctctgccgaGCCACGAGCAGCCCGGGGGAAGCAGGGTGTGCTGGGCCCAGGGGGTGTGCGAGGAGGAAAGCGGGGAGCTGAGCCAGGCTGGGCTGGTCCAAGGAGCGGGCAGGAAGGACAGAGGGATGAAGATGCATCGCCAGGGCTGGACAAAGCCTTCGTTGCCCCGGCGGGGGGTCCCTGCTTTGCgggagctgggggcagggagACTCAAGTGAcacccagctgtggggcaggaaggggacAAGATGGGGAAAACCCCTGTGCACATTGCCTTCCCCAGGAGGCGTCACGGCGCCCCGGCGGGAGGggggtgccggggcagccagTCACCGCGGGGCTCTCGTCGCCCTCTACCTTCCCTTGCAGCCCCCACGCCATGCACCTGCTCTGCTTCAGCaccgctgcagccccgcatgcCACCCAGGAGCCTGCCCCAtccagcctggccctgctggcaTGAGCAGCCCCCCTGCTTCGCCGACCTCTGACCAGGggctgcccggatgcctgggtccctccctgctgGTCCCGCTTGTGCTTCTGATGAGGGGCACCAGAGCGGGACAGGGGCTGGGAGGTGGTCCCGTTGCTCCCTGCCGAAGCCCTCTGACAGCCGGCTTGGGGTCGGCGATGGTGCCTGCCCGGCGCGCGTGGCTCCAGCCTGCAGACTGGCCTTGGGGCTCTCCTGCCGCCAAAACCATGCAGCCGGCACTGCCTGCCATCACTGGCAGCGTCAGCCCCACGAGCCTCTCTCGGGTGCCCCTCCGCGCCCTGCACCCACTcatcccagccctgcagggctgctgatTTGGTGGGGAGAAGTCACCATTGTCCCCGGCCGATGCGGTTCAGTGGAGCAGCGAGGGCTCCGCAGCCCGGCCCTGCACCTGCATGGGGGCACTGCATGTAGGGACAGGAGTTGGGGGGGACCGGGGGTCTCATCACCTTCCCTGGGGCTTCCCaaggccttttccagctccagggCCGGTGCACCCAGCCCTGCCCGGGCTGCAGGACGCTTTGCCCTGCAGCATCGCCGCGCTGCTGGAGCGAGATGGGGACCACGggcctggctgcagagcagcaagcccGTGAGTCCGATGCTCGGTGCTGGGAGCGCGGAGAGCAGCCCCATGAGGCAATAGCGCAGCGGGCTCTGCTGCGGGCAGGAGCAGCGGTGCTGAGGCAGGGAAGCAGAACCAGGGGACGGCGCAGCCCCACAGTCTGCCCTGGCGTGGCTCGCCGGGGATCCCCTCCCCGTGGCAGGGACTTTTAGGCTTGCCGCCCCCACCAGCCCCTGGCAGCCCTGCAAGGCTGCCCGTGGCCCGCCAGACCCAGCTCGGGGACAGCTTGGCCTCTGCTTTCAGGCAATACACGGGAAAAAAAGCCACCTTAGCTCTACCTCAGAGACCACGGAGGGAACCTGGGTCTGAACGGGCTGTTGCCTGCACTTGTGGGTTGGGTTTTCTTGCTGATTAGGGAATAGAGCGGTAATCTTAGGATTATACTTTGTGACAATGtgcttcaaagcaaaagcaactccaGCACTTGCAGCGGATAGATGTTTTGCAAGACAAGTCATCGGGCCTTTAAATAGTTGTGGCACATGTGCACATGTTAAGATAAAGCAAGATAGCACTGTGATGTAACGTTGCAGCAAGGCGAGTGCAAAGGAAATCATGTTCAACCAGGCGAAGACGCTCTCAGCTTATTATGGAGTTGTGTGTACCATATATAGTTGACCAATTAGTATGTAAATTAGTTTGCTTGAAGAGCAAAAGGGTGTTAAAGGCAGGCTTTTTGGAGGTGACACGTGCCATTCCTCTGTCTTGTCTGCTGGCTGAACTCACTTGGTAGCAATAAAGAGACATAGCTTctattttgtttgctcttttgtgGTGCCACCAAGAACAAGAACTCAAAGGCATGTCTGTAACAATCCTAAATAATAACCAGGAATTTCACTGAAATGGTTTCAACCAAGACGGCCACTCTGGGGCCACCTGAAACCTGGGGCTGAGCCAGGTCTGAGTCGTGGTCCCCGAGGGACACAGCTGGATCAAGAGGTCCACCTGGAGCCCCAGAAAACGTGCGCAAGCTAACGCCAGCCTCTGGGGCTGGGCTTCCTTCCCCCTTCAAAGAGCATCTGAGAGACAGAAGCAGCAGCCCAAGGCGCTAGGACATTCAGTTTTATTGAACACTTTAAATAAGCTGGGTATATATTACtagcaattattattattattaataataataaaaaaacacaagAGTTTTGCATTCACCAGTGcattgtgtgggaggcagggaaGCCGGCTCCCACCCTTGCTAGGGCCTGGGCGGCTTGGCCGTGCCGCAGACAGGCTCCTTCTCCCCCCGGCTGCTCCGCACCTGTCCGGGAGGCGCTGGCCGGCCCTGGGGGTGCCCCAGCTCAGAGGTGGCACGGGAGCACGGCTGCGCCCCCTGCCAGGCACGGTGTCGGGGCAGGACGGCACCCTGGCCTCCCTGCCACCActctcgccgccgcagccgcagcaAGCGGGTCGGTGCGGGCTGTCCTATCGGCTCAGCGCCCACCCCGCCACGTCACGTGGCCACCGAGACACCCCAGCCCTGGAAATCCTCCCCATGCACTGCCCCACTGGGCATCACCCCTCTCCCGTGCCCCACCGCATGCCATGACgcctttcccctcctcccgttAGATATCTGAGACCAGGCACGCTCTCCACGCTTGCGGAGAGGCAGCGGGGACACCCCCCAGCCCGGCGGggcccccccaacacacacacatacacacaccgaccgctctgccccccagccccagcccggcccggctcagccccCCGGCTGGGCGGGCAGACCAGGGGGTCTCCTGGTGCTCCGGGGGGAGCAGCGCCGGAGGCGCCGTGCTGGACAGGGGTCACTGCACGCCCCTCTGCAAGAGCCCGTGGAGGGGGCGAGCCCTTGGGGATGGGGGGCTCCCGCATCCGGGCTTTGAGCGGGGACAGTGGCGCTGCGGGGGACCAGCCCTGCCGCCCAGGGCGGCGCTGGCGCGTGCCCGAAACGTCGGTGTTATTGCACTTCAGCCCAGCAATGCCCCGGTgcagccccgggacccccagcggggacccccggggccgggcacaggcagggcaggggggagccTTCTGCCCTCCCCAGCCACCACCGGCGCGCCCCAAAGGACGAACCCCACCGGGACACGAGCTCAAGCACCTCGGCAGAGCCCGGCCGCATCGCCATCGCGGCACCCGGGCATCACGGCCACCAGCAGGAGCCGGGGTCCGGGCGAGCTCGCCGCGACGGACCACGAGGACGCCCAGGGCTTCTGGAGCGGCCCCACGCTGAGGTCGagggggggggtccgtggggtGCCCGGATGCATCCCCGGCCCCCGCGTGTCCCCAGCACTAGGATTGTGCTTCCGGCAGCTTGAGGCTGGGCTCCGCCAGGGCCGGCGCCTGGGGTTTCTGGTGGTAGAGGAGGCTCTTGGCCTCGCAGTTGAGGTTCTGGTAGcgcggcgggctgggcgcgggCCGGTGGCAGACGGAGGCGAAGCTGAAGCTGaagggccccaggcagcagccggggcaggcCAGCACCTCGTCCTGCTccagcgcggcgccggggctgtgCCCGGGCAGCATGGCCGCGCGCTCCGTCCGCTCCAGGGCCGCCGCGCAGGGCATGCTGAGCTCGGAGAAGCCGCGCTCCAGCCCGGCGCCCCAAGCGAGGGGCTTGCTGACCACCACGTGGTTGTTGTTGAAGAGGAGGCCGttggggggccgcggccccggcggccagggccgggcgccCGAGGCCGCCGTGCTGATGAAGTTGCTGTTGGGGAGCGGAGGGAGCTCGGGGCTGTCGGGGCCGCAGTCCATCTGCtcctccgcggccggccccggcggggaggtCGGCTCCACCGCCTCcggtgccccggcccggcccggagctGGGAAGGGGCTGCCAGGCCGGGGCTCAGCGGCGCGCGGGGGCCCCATGCCCAGCGCCAagccgccgcggcgcggcagcTCCGGGGAGGTGGGTAGCGAGTGGCACTTGcgcggggcggcggtgggggccgAGAAGTCACACTGCACCTCCACGGCGGGCTCGGGCGTCACGGGGGTGCTGAGCTGCAGCGAGGCGGGAGGCGGCAAGTCGAAGGTGAGCGAGATGACGGACTTGCTCGGCGTGTCGAAGAGCTTGATCTTCCCGCCCTTCAGGTCCTCGCGCTGGGAGAAGGGGTTGACGCGCGGCGGCGTCTCCTTGGTCCTGGCCCCGCCGTAGGGCTCGGGCGGCCGCAGCAGGGCGGGCGATTTGGGGGGGAACATGTCGGACTGGCTGCGGGACAGGCGCTGGTCCGGCTGCAGGTGCTGCGTCCCCAGCTCGCGCAGGGGCGACTGCTCGGCGCGGCCTGACGCCCTCCCGGCTACCCCTGGGCGGAGGCACAGCAGCGGGTCACCGATGCCCCGGGGCTTCAGCGGAGTTGGCTCCTTGCTAGCAGCTCCCAGCACACGGCTGAGATTCGGGGCAccctctgccctgcacagccgCCTTGCTCCCGGGCAGCAACACCCTTCTCCACCGGCCCCCACGGTCTGGGCTCTCCCCATTCGGTTAGAAATAGGGGTCCATCCTGCGCACCCCTCATCTCCTTCCCCGTGGCACAGCCAGCCACCTGGGATGCCAGGGGGAGGACGTGACATCCGGCAGTCCCTGCCCCTCGCGGCCAACCCCGGCCTCTCCCCGGGGCATCCCCGCAGGGCTCCCATAGCCAGGGCCGCGCACTGCGGCAGCAGCCGACCCACGTACCGTTCAGCGCGGCCGCCGTCCCCGGAGCGGGCAAGCTCTCCCCGCCGATGAAGAGGGTGGCCCCAGCGCCCTCGGCCGCCAGCTGGTGCTGCAGGACGCCCTCCAGGCACTGCGTGATCTCCAGGAACGAGGGGCGGGATGTCGGCTCCATCTGCGGGCAGGATGGGTCCCCAGTCAGGTCTCTGaccgccccccccaccaccagcTCCCCAGCGTCTCCCCGCACCCCTCCGCCCCGGGGGAGGCTCGAGGCTGGCTGCGCTCAGCAAAGGCAGCTCCCGGCCTctctccgcggccccggcgcggcgctggcaGGGCTGCCCATCGGCCCGTcccaggcagggtgcaggggtgccaGCAGCAGGAAAGGGGCAGCAGGGACCCCGCGCCAGCCTCGCGCGGCCCTGGGCTGGCCCCCGGCGGAggctcacactgcagcagtggaaaGCGAGCTGGAGGAAGGCCGCCGGGCAGTCGATTCCCACCATGTTGCGGAAAGTGGTGACGTCCAGGCCGAAGTCCTGTGCCGGGGAAAGGAGGAACGGTGAGGCCAGGTCCAACGGGGGCACCGCACTGCCCTGGGGGACCTGGCACAGCCTGGCCTGCCCCACGCTGCATGGGCTGCCACCACGGGCAGCAGGGACTCGGCAGCACCCTGGCACGAGGTCCCAGCACTCCAGAACAAGAGGAGAGCCTGGGGTCATCCCAAGTGGGAGGATGGCAGGACATAGATCCCTCCTCGCTCTCTGCCTGAATGCAAGTATCTCCCGAACCCACCTCAGACAACTTTGGGCTCTGAGTGTGCATCCCGCAGGCTATTAGCAGACAGCACCTCTCCCCAGGTACTTGCTGCCAGCAGACGTCATGGACTTGGCACCCTTGCCCCGAGAGGCAGGGCAACAGGTCTCTGCTCAGCACAGGGTGCTGGTCCCCCTTGTTCAGTGAATCAGCCCCAGTGCCACCGCACACCGCCTTCCCACCCCATCCCAAGGAGTCACCTCAGTGCGGGGCAGGTAGTCGGGGTCAGCGGGGACACGAGCGATGGTCTCGCACAGGATGATGCCGTAAGCGAACACATCggcctgcagagagcagagagTCATGGCGCAGGTCTTGCAGCCCTGAGAGGatggtgccaccctcctgctaaACCCACAGCTCCCCTCCGCCCCAGGGATCAGCATGGGCGGTCCCTGTTATCCAGCACCCCCAAGCtggcggctgcagagagcagagacACCAATTGCCTCTGCGCATCTTGCGCCCTTCACATGTCCAGCTTTCCCAGCCTATGGGCACCTCCAGGTCCACCAGGAACCTGCCCAGGAAACCGCCCGCCGCAGCACAAGCCTCGATAAAGCACCACGCATGGCAGCCCCAGGGCATCACCTTCTCATTGTAGATCTCCCCTCGCAGCACCTCAGGTGCCATCCAGTACGGGGATCCCACGACAGCCAGTGGCTCCTTCTCGCTGCCCTCGCTGCAGGACACAGCAGTGACGTTATGGGCCACCCAAAGCCCCCAGCCTCTGTCCCATGTCCCGTCCTCCATCTGGGACAGCCCAAATCcccatctccctctctcttcctgggCTAACCCTTCTCTTCCATGCACCCCATCCACCCCACAAACCCATGTCTCCCTACCAGTGGGGCCACCCTTCTCCTCCATACACCCCATGCACCCCACAAACCCATGTCTCCCTACCAGTGGGACCACCCATTccattcctttctccttcccctcctagCCAGCCCCCACACATGTCCATCCACTCGGTGTGTCCCTGCCTCTGGGGATTTTCCGTAcctccccccatccctcccttTCTAGTTGCATCCCAAATGTCCATCCCTCTCTTGGGAGACCCCACTCCTGCTTCAAGCAGGTCGGAGGACTCTTGCTCCAAGGacagggatgggacaggaggATGCTCCCCACACACCTGTAGGTGGGAATCTTCTCTGCCAAGCCGAAGTCGCCCACCACGGCTGTGTAGCCGTTAGCCTCGCAGCGCACCAGGCAGTTCtgggggcagagaaggagccccgTCACACTGTCTCACAGCCACCCCAGCCTCTCCAGACACTGCTCCCCCCGGCAGGGCAGCCAGCTGTGACAGCCTGGGCAGTGCCTGCCAGCAGCGCTGCCCAGGCCCCTTGCTCCCTGGTGTGCGGGCACCTGCCTGGGGCAGAGCTCCTGCAGGCCGGCCCTGCGAGATGGGAGCAGGGAAATGAGGGTGGCAGGATGCTCCATACCTTGGAGGTCAGGTCGCGGTGGAAGATGCCCTTGGAGTGTAGGTAGCGCAGGCCACGGGCAATGTCGAGGGCCAGTTTGACACGCATGGACCAGGAGAGGGGCACAGGGCTGTCCAGCAGCTGCTCCAGGTTCCCACCGTTGATGTACTGATGAGAAGAGCCAGGCCATCATGCTGCTGCATCCCTCCCAATAAAGCCGGATCCCCATATCTCTCATCAcctgccttcctccccctgcacAGAGCATCCTGCAGCTACCCACGGCACAGCCCCCCAGCAGACCTTGCCTTGCACATGTGCCACAGGCGAAGAAAATGCCCCCACTGCTATCCCCAGCCCCTTCGCaggccagcctggccctgcccgcGGGAAAGCCCCAGACTCACGGCCACCGTCCTGCTCTCACCTCCGTCAGCGCGTGCAGCTGTCCCTGGTGCACACAGACCCCCATGAACCTGGGAGACAGAGAGGGCCCTGAGGGTGGGCACTGCATCAACCATCCCCATGGGATAGCCCAGCCCCAGCGGCAGCTCCGACTCCCCTAGACAAGTGCTGAGGACATGTCTCAGGAAAGGGGCATCCTCAGCCCACCTGCCCCAGAAAAGGGGCAGCAGCAAGGCCTTGGGGGCATGGATGACGGAAGCCCGGGAATAGGTCCTACCTGAGGATGTTGGGGTGCGAGAGACGGTTCATTAGCTGCACCTCCCGCAGCATGTTGCCTCGGTTGCTTGTCAGCTTGTTCATCTTCAGCACCATGATCTGTCCTGACTGGCGGTGCcgcacctgggagggaggtgcaCGGGGAAGCTGAGGCCCACGGACCTCTGCAGCCCCCGCACGCCACCCCTCTGCCAGCCAGCCCCATGGCCGGGGCATGAGCACCCAGTGCCCACTCCAAAGGCCCCAGACCCATCTCCAGCCACGGGGCTGGAGCCGAGCACCTCACTTGCCCAGAGCATGGGCCCCCCCCAGGAATGGGAGCATCTCGATGCACAGCAGCACCCCCAAAGACCTCAGTGCCGATAACACACAACGCCACCCTCCCAGGGCCACCTGGCTTGTCCCCACTAGGCTATGCTGCCCAGCACTGCCAGAGAGGCAGTGGCAGCTCCTGCAAGCTGTGATGCCGACCCCGCTGCGAGGACAGGCTGGGTGCGGGTTTGGGGCACACTGGGAAGGGGGGAACTAGCTGGCTTTTCTGGGCCAGCATCACAAGCCCagccagatcccgtcagcacagGACAGAGGGGCCGCATTGGTGACGGCTGACGTCGCCCCAGCAGgcgaccccagccccagccccgcggggcacAGCGCTTGGGCCAGGCTATATATTTAGCTTGCCCCAG comes from Struthio camelus isolate bStrCam1 chromosome Z, bStrCam1.hap1, whole genome shotgun sequence and encodes:
- the LOC104147547 gene encoding dual specificity testis-specific protein kinase 1, encoding MALGLLGGADMEWEKLARRPGLALRGERPDEGEGEAAGPWPGCGRLRPSSYRALRSAVSTLARIDDFYCEKIGAGFFSEVFKVRHRQSGQIMVLKMNKLTSNRGNMLREVQLMNRLSHPNILRFMGVCVHQGQLHALTEYINGGNLEQLLDSPVPLSWSMRVKLALDIARGLRYLHSKGIFHRDLTSKNCLVRCEANGYTAVVGDFGLAEKIPTYSEGSEKEPLAVVGSPYWMAPEVLRGEIYNEKADVFAYGIILCETIARVPADPDYLPRTEDFGLDVTTFRNMVGIDCPAAFLQLAFHCCSMEPTSRPSFLEITQCLEGVLQHQLAAEGAGATLFIGGESLPAPGTAAALNGVAGRASGRAEQSPLRELGTQHLQPDQRLSRSQSDMFPPKSPALLRPPEPYGGARTKETPPRVNPFSQREDLKGGKIKLFDTPSKSVISLTFDLPPPASLQLSTPVTPEPAVEVQCDFSAPTAAPRKCHSLPTSPELPRRGGLALGMGPPRAAEPRPGSPFPAPGRAGAPEAVEPTSPPGPAAEEQMDCGPDSPELPPLPNSNFISTAASGARPWPPGPRPPNGLLFNNNHVVVSKPLAWGAGLERGFSELSMPCAAALERTERAAMLPGHSPGAALEQDEVLACPGCCLGPFSFSFASVCHRPAPSPPRYQNLNCEAKSLLYHQKPQAPALAEPSLKLPEAQS